CCTCAGCAGTCTTCCGCCTGAACCCGGAACTGCGTGGTCGCAGGGCTGGACCGGGAACACAGGCCCCGCCCCGCAGGCCCCTCCCGGAGCCGCGGCCAAGGCAGCCGGAAGCATCCGCTCAGGGCCGCCGATCGGTGCTGCTGCGCCCGCTCGGACCATGGCGACTGAGGCGAAGCGCCGGCGGGTGAGTGCCGAGGGCAGCCGGCGCGGGGCCCACCTCTCCGCCGCGCCCCACCCTCGCCCCGTCCCGGAGCGCCGTCCCTTGCGCGCCCCCTCCGCTCTCCCCGCAGCCCCTCACCTACCCCACTCCGGGCCCATCCTCCCCGCGTACGCACGCGCTGTCATCATCTGCCGCCCCCAGCCGGCCTTCTGGGCGGGGCCTCGTCACGGCGCTTGTCTGTCTCAGGTGGTGGGGGCCGTGGGCGGCGAAGACCCAGACCCGGTGGCGGGCTTCTTGAGCTGGTGCCGGCGGGTGGGGGTGGAGCTGAGTCCCAAGGTGAGTGAGCGGGCGGCGGGGCGGAGGGAGACGTGGCGGCAGTGCGCGCCAGCTCTGACCCGTCCGCTCCCCTGCTCAGGTGGCGGTGAGCCGGCAGGGGACGGTGGCCGGGTACGGCATGGTGGCCCTGGAAAGCGTGCAGTGCGGGGAACTGCTGTTCGCAGTGCCGCGGGACGCACTTCTGTCACAGTACACCTGTTCCATCAGCGGGCTGCTGGAGCGAGGTGGGCATGCCGGCGGGTGGGGGCACCGAGGCGGGCCTGCCGGGCTGCTCGGGGGCCTTCACCCCTGCGTCTCCCGTAGAGCAAGGAGCGCTGCAGAGCCAGTCAGGCTGGGTACCACTGCTGCTGGCGCTCCTCCACGAGCTGCAGGCCCCGGCCTCGCTCTGGAGCCCCTACTTCGCGCTCTGGCCTGAGCTGGGCCGCTTGGAGCACCCAATGTTCTGGTGAGAGCCATGGGAGGGGCTCGCCCCCGTCATCCTAACCTGTTCCCTAGCGGGACTGTCAGTGGCGGGACTTGTCACTGCAGGCCCGAGGTGGAGCGCCGGCGACTGCTGCAGGGTACGGGTGTACCCGAAGCCGTGGAGAAGGATTTGACCAACATCCGTGTGGAGTACCATTCCATAGTGCTGCCTTTCATGGAAGCCCACCCCGATCTCTTCAGCCCGCACGTTCGCTCCCTGGAACTCTACCACCAGCTCGTAGCTCTTGTGATGGCCTACAGGTCAGTGAGCATAGTCTTGGAGGATAGAATGCTTTACCTTAGACCTTCATTGGGAGCGCAGGCTGGTATAACAGTGAACATCCCACCCCCCGTCTGTCACCCAAGACCTGGACTTAACCAAGTTCTTTCTGGCAGCTTTCAGGAACCACTAGAGGAAGAGGATGATGAAAAGGAGCCCAACTCCCCCTTGATGGTGCCTGCTGCAGACATACTAAACCACTTTTCTAATCACAATGCTCATCTTGAATACTCTCAGGTGAGTGACTCCCACCCAGTGCTTGTTCTTATGTGCCTTGATGACTCAAACTTGTGTATCATTTAGACTGGCCTCATAATTGGGCTAAATGGGCTCCATTCGCCTCCTCAAGCTAAAAGGCATGTGATTCCTTTTTTACTTATTAATAAGCACAATCTTCCCCCCCACGCCGTACTGTTTGAAAacgtaacattttattttgaagccCTAAAAGAAAGCTGCAGTTGGTTTTGTGTCTGGCAAACTATTCTTTATTTGGTGCTAGAACTGGGTTTCCTGCAGAGCCATGCTTTATTTCCGTTGCTTGCTCTGGGGGTCAAGACTGCATGTGGGCCAGGTGCCCTGCAGGCTGGAACATCTACAGCCTCAATGCTTTGAGGGGTTTGGGAGACGTTCATAGGTCAGGGGTCTAAGACTATCCCAGAGCTGTGATATCAACTATTTGCTCTGCAGAAAGTTGCAAgacaaaatatttatggaattaaaaattaggaaataatggcttttatttcttaatctttGACTGCATTTATCCTTCCCTACTTTGAACTGGGTTTCaactgttcatttttaaaagctaacAACTTTTTAAGGGCATAAAGTACTCAGAGATTTGCCTGATGAAACACTGCACCTGACCTTTGTAAACCTCACCCTTTTCATTCTTAAGTACAGGGTCAAACGGGAACATTGGTCGATATAGCATCGGGCCCATAGCTGTACCACAGCTGCCTGGAGGCTTTTCCTAAGAGGGAAGTCATCTTTATGGGGCCTGCCTAAGAAAGGCCTGGCCCCAGCTTCTCCCTTCTAACCCAGGATTGTCTTCGAATGGTGGCTACCCAGCCCATTACTAAAGGCCAGGAGATTTTCAACACATATGGGCAGATGGCTAACTGGCAACTGATTCATATGTACGGTTTTGCTGAACCATATCCTGATAACACTGATGACACAGCTGACATTCAGATGGTGACAGTTCGTGAAGCAGCATTACAAGGTGAGTGACTGATTAACTCTCAGTCTTGGACATGGTTAGATATATCTCTGTATACCCCGCTGCATCCCACCCTGTTTAGCTCTGCTAAGAAGCAATTGCCCTGTTATGTGAACTAGATGGTAGACTAAAGGAGACATGAGCCCTTGGGTATACTGAGACTTTCACACTATTGCTTTTCTATCTATAGGAGCAAAAGTTGAAGCTGAGAGGCTCCTACTGCATGAACGCTGGGATTTCTTATGCAAACTAGAGATGGTAGGGGAAGAGGGAGCCTTTGTAATTGGACGGAAGGAGGTGATAACTGAAGAGGAGCTGGCCACTACACTTAAGGTAAAGGATCAAGAATGGCCTTTTAATGCAGGTAAAtacttagaaaaagagaaagctagAAGATGAGAAGGAGCAATGGTGGGACACAGGGAGAGAGGTCACTTTCATTAATAAAGGCTGCCAAGATCGGTTagagtctcttttaaataaatttcacaaatatacaAGCAGTGCATCCTAATAAAAGGACCCCATGATTGCTTCTAGGTACTGTGCATGCCTGCAGAGGAGTTCCGGGAATTTAAAGACCACAGTGAATGGCAAGCTGTTAATGGGGAAGAGCACAGCCTGACAATCACGAACATCCCCAAGCTCAAAGCATCATGGAAACAGCTTCTTCGGGACAGTGTTTTATTGACCCTGCAAACCTATGCCACAGACTTAAAAACTGAGCAAGAATTACTTGACAATGAGGAGGTCTATGTCAAACTCAGCCGGAGGGAACAGCAGGCCTTACAGGTTCGCTATGGTCAGAAGATGATTTTACATCACTTGTTAGAACTGACAAGTTAGTAGGTTCCCTGTTGCCTAAAGGCATGGAGATAGGTAAGAACTTTTTATTGTAAGCTGCTACTCATTGATGCTTGAAAGAGGGAAGATCTGGATCTTGCTattctattattattaaataCCAAAGGAAAAGTAGCAAAGAGTGTTGCGCTGGGATTAACTCGGGTAAGGGTGACATGTTTAAAGACGGGGAACAGCAGATTGGGAATCACTGCTAATTAATACTAAGAACAACATCTTTTATAGCTGTTTTCATTCTTACTTTTAAAACTAAAGCCAGAAGAAGTGTGGTAGTACTAGGCCTTCTCATTGTGTTCTAGTGCTTAATAACATGAACTCTGGAGGGAGACCTGGCTCAAATCTGGGTCtactttgagcaagtcacttcaccttttAAGTTTCCTTTCCCTGTTAGAGGATTTAAGAAGCTCTATAACTGAACCAGCAGCCTGAAGTTTATTTCAGATGGCACAACTCAACCTTCAGTATAAGTATAAATTATAGTAAGCTGAAAATTGTAAGTGGGATAGGGTTTTAAGTATATACCTATTCAGCTCATAAAAATTACATCAAAACACCCTGAGCTTAaaggattttaaagaaaaataggcTTTTAGTAATTCAGTTTAACCAGAGACCTGCTCCAACATTTTCAGTGTTCAAAGGGAATGGAAAAACACTATATGAAAACCATTTTTCCTGCTTAAGTTAAGTTTAAGTATCCAGATTAGTGGGAAAGGTCTATCAACTCATCATTCAGTAAAAATTCAGGATTTCACAGTGGCCCAGGGCTCTCCCTACAAAAATGGGATGTCCAGTCTCCTCCTCACTACCAGCACTGGCTGCTGCTACTGAGAAAGGCACCGTGGACTCACATGCATGTCATGACTTTAATGTTTAACTAgagtatgcatatacatacaaataGTAGAGGAGCTAAAGCCCAGGAACTACAAAATACAACACATGGACCAATACATTTACAAAACATTCAAAACCCTTACAAAAGGGGTATATTGGTCCTTTTGACTTTTGTCATATGGCCATTTCAGAAGAAGGCAGTTCGTAAGATTTggttcctttccttttcccccataatttacaaatattaggGGAGAGACTGGGGGAGCTGTAGGCCTGGACTGGTTTCCCTTCATAAAAAGGGCAGATGATGTGTCATGGGGCCCAGGGCATATCTTCTCCAGCAGAGATGAGAAGCTGGTACAACTGCTGCTCTCTGAAGCCAGCTTTAGATTGGGTTTGGGGGAAGAGGCAAAAACAACCCCCACTCCTCACCCCAGACCTCATTTATAAGCCTTTCCCACATCCCCTGGCACATCCATGTTTTGGACAACTTAGCCATTTTCTAGGTCTCCTGTCTGCATTACAAATAAGTTTCATAATATTTAAACTGGCTTTTCACTATTTGGAATATCAGAAGAAATGGGAGCTctgcctacccccacccccttgcCGACATGTGCATGGCATTAGCAGCTGCCTCTGTTACAGGGTGGGCAGGCCCACGTGCCTTGGACATGTTTTGCACAAACCCAAGAAGTTCGAGACAAAGGTTTTCTCTTTGATATATTTACACAAGTTCAAAATGATATTCACAGCATCTTTTAAATTTTGGCCAAGAgtcaaaaaaaaatgcatttaaacttTGGAACGTGCCCACATAGACAGTAGGCTGACCCCAACAGGAGTGGAGGCAGATACCCGAGAACCAAAGGGCTGGGAAAGTCAGGAAGAGCCAAAAGGATTCTTCAGTCAGTTTATAAACTTGGTGTGATACAACCTCCAGGCTGACACACAACAGAGATGGAGTTCCATCTAACTGGCACCTGTCCCTTCCATTACTTGCTGAGCCTGCTTCTGTCCCATGCAGCACTGTGCAACTGACTGGAATAACCTGAAGAAAGGGGACAAATACAATTTTGAGAGAAAAGTTCAGGCCTAACAATACCTATTCCTCATCTGGCTACTCATTTGTTTTACCTATGCTATCACCCACCCAAGCTGGAGACATCAAATGCTGCTTATTCTCCCGTTCCATTCCTAGACAATACATTTAACTTACTTTTCAATTTCTGGGGCACAGTGTACAAACTCATGGTTCCAGAACTTAAACGCTGGATTTTTAATCAGCTCAATGAAGGTAATGAGAAGACCCCAAGGATGTGGCCTATTTACAATCAACCGTTCCAACAAAACCCTGGAGAAGGACAGAAACTAGGTTAATTTACAAAGAAACATACACATTCATGACCATTcttcttgtgtttttcttttatccttgatTATTAAACTATATGCAAAAGTTGTCAGCATCACTAAAAACAGGTAGATTAAATGTGTCTATATATAGTTTGGTTAACGCAAATGGAATTCTGGATTGGAGTACTCATTTTGAATCCTAGCTCTTCCATTTACTGAATCTGAAAGTGGTTGAGGATAAGatagaagactttttaaaatgctaaagcCACAGAGTACAGAACACACAAAGAAGTCACTTAAAAGAATAAATACCCATGAAAGTGGAAATTAACACTATTACTGTGCTtataaatacagattttccaaATGACAATACATACCAGCTTAAATAGTCACAAAGTGCAAGCAGGTTAACCACAGCTTTATGTATAATCACAAAAGACAAATCCTAAACATCCGATAAAATACTAATTAAGTCTGGCATCTAAATCTAAGGACTAGCATTACTAGTAGCACAGGGTACTATTATTAGGTGAATGTGTAAATTTAGCATGtgttcctcattaaaaaaaaaaaaatacatgtatacaTCTCTCACTTGAATCTACCCAATTTCCAATGGTGTATTTAGTCCAAGCAATTTGCAACAGATTCCTATCATTGGAAAGACAAGAGAAGgaccttgttatttcttcattaaaaCCCTTCAACTCAGGAGTGACAAGAAGTTGTCACTTTAAAAGGACTGCCTTGTTTCGGGATGCCACCACAACCTCAGAGAAACTTATCTTCAATCAAAATTGGTGCcttttattttaaactctacTCTTCATTCCAGCAATGATCATGACTTATAATGCTCTATTTCTGTTTTGTATGTATGTCCATCAGACTATATATTAGGAATGCAGGAACCATCTCTCTCTTGCTCACACCTATATCCCACATCTAATACACTACTGGGCATGTAAAAGATGATCAGTGAACACACTGTATAGAAAACCACTCAGATCATGTAAAGGGGAGACCGcgtcatttaaaaacatatgatAAAAGAAGTTTCTCCCTTACCTTGTGATCTGTTCCTGGATAGCTTCAGTGTTGGCCTCTGCAAAAAGGTACAGCATGGTGCAACTGAAGTAGTGAGTGTGGCTATTTGGGTACCGCAGCTGATTTGCAATTGCATTCAAGAAGAGATATCGacctaaaaattaaaagtaagaaGTAAGAGTACTTGCTTTGAAAGGCCAACATAGaaacacaaatatttttcatCAGGTAGAATTTGGCTATCTGACACAAGCTTTCAAAGGAATTATTCAAAGAATAACAAAAGTCTAAccaatggttctcaaattttttATCTCAGGACTCCCAAAGTTTTTCGTTTCTTACTGTAAGTTGTATTCCAATACTTTCCACATGGGACATCGGaaataaaatctcaaaatattcaTTCACACTAAAACAACACTAAATGTATGGTGGAATTCATCAGTAACAAAAATACTAAACCTACTACACGGTAATATTAATAACTActttttgaaaggaaaatttagTCACGAGTGACACTTATATTCTGAAGATCTCTTTTAATAATGTCTAGCTTAATAGAAGACAACTGGATTCTAATGTTTCTGCATTCCATGTTATAGCATCATGTTtcatgtagcctctggaaaactccactgtacaTCTGTGGCAGAACTAAAGCAAAAAAGGCAAATGTTTTATGATAAAAATAGTTTCGACCTCATGGCCCTCTGGGGAAACTcccagaccacactttgaaaacttAGTCTAAACTATATTGGAGTAAATACCTATTACCTTAACTAGCTTGGTTGACTGCCTCTGCCTGATATTATAAGGGTGTTGCAATGGACCTTAACAACACTCCCTTAAAAGGTGTCCTGCTTTTATTGCTGGGCTCTAGAGTTAATggattcaattttattaaatgttgatTTTTAGGCTATCTCAAATCTCTTCTACAAATAGGCATgcagtatatacccaataatcaTCAGCCTCTCAAGAATCCATGGCAAAGTTAAAAGCAGTTGCCCTTCTAAAGTACATCTGTCCTAAAATAACCAGAACTATATTACTGGTTATCACCTGTTGTGGTCTTTtacataagaataaatataaagtacCAAAAGAAATGGGAGCTCAACTCCATAAGATACAACCTACAATAGAAGTTATACTGTGAACTTTTTGAAGATCAGGTAGGGCAGTCCTATTAATCTTTATACATTTAACATTTAACATGCTCCCTGGTAAACAGGTACCAATTAATCTGGAAAAATAGGCCAACAAAACCATGTAACATAAAcctatgttaaaagaaaaactagtAAAAGGAACATGTTTCTTTTCACACTAAATCAGGTGGCGTCAAATGGTACAGAGCGTGACTCAGAACTGGCCAGCTTTGCTCACCTTCAGTGTCCAAGTCCACAGCCAGGTTCTGGAAGATGTCCATGTGTGCCGAGTGGGTGATCGTACTCATAGAAGGTGTGCTGCCCTTATTGTGGATGTGTGCAATGGCCTGAGTCCCTACATAGAGCACCAGTGCATTGATGAGCTGGAGGTTGTAGCGATTGCCAGGCTCACTGGACAcctaaatgaacaaaacaaagtttctgaCTTATTCCCACAGAGGACTGGTCCCATTGCCAATAATTGTGAACCATTCTTATGCACCATTCTTATGCCTTCATAGAAAGGCTGAATTGCTCAATATCCTTTGTAATTTCAATTCTAGAAACTTGCTTGACTTTGGGAGATTCTTTACCAAATATACAGCTGCCCAAGGGTGGCAGTATCAAAAACACAAACATTATTTCCTTCAGGCAACTAAAGCTTTAAGCAGGTAGCATCACTGTGCTCATGCCATAGCTCTACTATAAAGTTTGTAAGGTCAAAATATAGCACTatcccaattttaaaaagttttagagAAGAATCAAGTTGGGGAGGCTTGGTATGAAAACTAGAAAGATAATATAACTTTAAGCTATTTCTTACagcaaattaaatcagaatctacTTATTTAAAAACATCTTAAAGTAGAGATAGGAATGACAATAGTCTAATTCTGAGAGAAAACTAGAGTCCATTCCCTGGATGTCTCTTTCAAGGTTGTAGCACTGCATCACTGAtgaaacaaacaagtaaaattGGTAATATCTCTACTTAATCacatccaattataaaatgagttggcaatgtgttttaaaatctttaaatcaAAGCATGGCAATTAGGTTTCAAAAGGCCAACTCCCAATACATAAGGATTGCATAATTCATACAATGCTTTCTATGGAAGTCAGCTTAAAAAAACTGAGTTTAAGCCAAACCAATTAACCTGTAGGTTGCTGCGCAAATCCGACAGGAAAGTGACTGGTGATCGAGTTTTAAGATAGGAATCCAAATCCTTTTTGAACTGAGGAGGCATCACTCCAGTGAAATTGGTGAGAATCCGGGGTGCTAtgttaatttcactcaacatgtccaCCTGccacaaacaaatgcaaaatcaTAACCAGAATCATTCTAGGCACTGACTGCAAAATATGCTACAAAATGGTAGGATTGTTTTTTCTATAGCTATACATATAAATGCTATGAAGAGTAGAGATGCTTCTTTAATTGGTTTAGTCAATTTTGTTTATTAGCCAGTTTTTAAAGGGGGGGGGCATCATTATTGTTAAAGAGTTTCTATACAACATGATAGGGAGATGTCTCATTCTATAATTTATTACACCTTTCTAAAATAGAACAGGGTAGGTACTTTTTTCCTCATCttggattttaaaataagaatccaCACTGAGATTCCTCAGTCACTAAGAGccacaatttttgaaaaaaaaaaaaaacaaaaaaaaaaaacaaaaacccagcctAACAAAGTAAGAGACATCACTCTTGCTACTTTCTTAttaaattgagagaaaaaaaatagaaaatacataaaaattacagTAGCCATATTACAGTGGTATAGTTTTATGTAGTCCTGTGTCTCTGTTATTTTGACAATTTAAACAAAATGCAACACACTCAAAATCCACCATGGAAATAAGAATATGAGCATTAAAAGGTGGGTTCTCCAACTCTTTGCTATATGAGGGGTACCCAAGAAATGACTAGCCAAACAGCTAGCCTGAAGTTCTCTATATGTAGCTAAAGTTAATATCAAAATTAAGATGGAAATAGCAACTACAGATATACTGCAAAATAACACTCAGCAGGAGTATCATACTCTTATCaggatattaataataatatgatTACTTTCCCCAAAACAGAACACTTAACCTTATAATATAACTTAAGAGTGTAGGGGGTTTGCAAAGCTTATCAAAAAAAGGGCTGAAATATTAAGACTTATAACTCATTCTTAATTTGTTTGCAACTTTACCTTCAGATTGGGTGTGAACGGGTCTGGGAGTCTCATGTTTCTCGGAAAGGCACTCAGGATCAAATTTCTTAGCTGGATACAATTAGGTGGGATCACATCACAGAACCCATAATGATAATCACAAAGGAACTCTGGGAAATCATGCAAAAGAACCAGCAGCACTCTTAAGGTGccctatttaaaacaaacaaaacaaaaataagaaagctATAAGCTGTTTCCACACCAAGTGAAAAAAgagtaacttttttttattaagaatttaaCACTTGAGGCAAAAGTATACTTCAGtgaaacaaaattgttatagacTTTAACCAATACTAATAAAATTATCTGGAAATCATTAAGTATTAGGGCTAAGAAGTTTATAGGCCTTAAATGCACATGCTGTAAGAAGCTAGAGAAAAcaaaccaaagatgtaaaaaaacaATGATGTAGGCTTCTATctccagaagctagaaaaagaacaactgaTGGAAAGAAAAGtagacaaagaagaccagaaatcttaattaaataggaaaaaaagaataaaggaaaaataaaacaaaacaggggAAAGGAGATGAAAGCTAAAAAGTtccttgaaaagattaataaaatggataaacCCTACCAAGactaatgaagaaaacaaaaattaccaatatcaggagcaaaaaattgaaatttcaCTATAGCTTCCTACAAACAGATTTTAAGAGAATACTAAGCAATTCTATGCTAGTGAAACATGTTAAAAAACCTTTCCATAAATAAACTCCAAACCCAGATGACTTTACTGGCCAATTCTTACAAATATCTGAGGGAAAATTAACACTATTGTCATGATCTCTTTTAGaaagtagagaaagagaaaacatttacCAACTATTTTAATGAGACCAGATAATATTGAAACCAAAACCTGAagcagaaattataaaataaaggaaggcaggagggagcaaatctctctccctctctcaggaATATAGATACTCAAATCCTAAATATTAGAAATTCACTGATAAATCACAACCAAACAATATTTGGTCCAGGAATGCAAGGCCggtttaagcatttaaaaatcactgaaatgGCAACATATTTTTAACAGGAAAATAATTACTTGATCTTGAATGCAAAAAGAAAAGTTGAGGTTTTAGACCACTTATAGGatttaaaaactctcagcaaaataTGAAGAGAAGAGAATATCCTTAATCAAATAATGCTatctgcaaaacaaacaaaaactatagATTTATAAGAACATGATACTTAATGGTGAATTATTGAAAGCTTGTcccaaaatcataaatgagacaAGCATGCTATCATCACTATCTTCTATTCAAATTGTCCTGGAAGTAACAGTGCATTacatcaagaaaaaggaaaacaaaggactGATTGATACATGTAGACAAAATGATTTGTGTATGTGGTAAATCCCCCAAAACTAAACTGTCACATTTGGCAAGGTGTCTGCtagatacaaggtcaatatatgaatatcaattttatatttctatataccagcaagaGATAacaaatgaaagtttaaaaaaagtatcTTTTACAATTTTGCCAAACCAcatcaaatacctagaaataaatgaaactgtaaaGCACTGCTGAGTAAATTTAAAGACCTAAATGGAAATATACACATGTAAATCAATTGGAAggcacaatattgttaagatgtctaaATCTTTCCAAagtgatctatagattcagtgca
This is a stretch of genomic DNA from Choloepus didactylus isolate mChoDid1 chromosome 22, mChoDid1.pri, whole genome shotgun sequence. It encodes these proteins:
- the SETD6 gene encoding N-lysine methyltransferase SETD6 isoform X3 — its product is MATEAKRRRVAVSRQGTVAGYGMVALESVQCGELLFAVPRDALLSQYTCSISGLLEREQGALQSQSGWVPLLLALLHELQAPASLWSPYFALWPELGRLEHPMFWPEVERRRLLQGTGVPEAVEKDLTNIRVEYHSIVLPFMEAHPDLFSPHVRSLELYHQLVALVMAYSFQEPLEEEDDEKEPNSPLMVPAADILNHFSNHNAHLEYSQDCLRMVATQPITKGQEIFNTYGQMANWQLIHMYGFAEPYPDNTDDTADIQMVTVREAALQGAKVEAERLLLHERWDFLCKLEMVGEEGAFVIGRKEVITEEELATTLKVLCMPAEEFREFKDHSEWQAVNGEEHSLTITNIPKLKASWKQLLRDSVLLTLQTYATDLKTEQELLDNEEVYVKLSRREQQALQVRYGQKMILHHLLELTS
- the SETD6 gene encoding N-lysine methyltransferase SETD6 isoform X1, whose protein sequence is MATEAKRRRVSAEGSRRGAHLSAAPHPRPVPERRPLRAPSALPAAPHLPHSGPILPAYARAVIICRPQPAFWAGPRHGACLSQVVGAVGGEDPDPVAGFLSWCRRVGVELSPKVAVSRQGTVAGYGMVALESVQCGELLFAVPRDALLSQYTCSISGLLEREQGALQSQSGWVPLLLALLHELQAPASLWSPYFALWPELGRLEHPMFWPEVERRRLLQGTGVPEAVEKDLTNIRVEYHSIVLPFMEAHPDLFSPHVRSLELYHQLVALVMAYSFQEPLEEEDDEKEPNSPLMVPAADILNHFSNHNAHLEYSQDCLRMVATQPITKGQEIFNTYGQMANWQLIHMYGFAEPYPDNTDDTADIQMVTVREAALQGAKVEAERLLLHERWDFLCKLEMVGEEGAFVIGRKEVITEEELATTLKVLCMPAEEFREFKDHSEWQAVNGEEHSLTITNIPKLKASWKQLLRDSVLLTLQTYATDLKTEQELLDNEEVYVKLSRREQQALQVRYGQKMILHHLLELTS
- the SETD6 gene encoding N-lysine methyltransferase SETD6 isoform X2, with the protein product MATEAKRRRVVGAVGGEDPDPVAGFLSWCRRVGVELSPKVAVSRQGTVAGYGMVALESVQCGELLFAVPRDALLSQYTCSISGLLEREQGALQSQSGWVPLLLALLHELQAPASLWSPYFALWPELGRLEHPMFWPEVERRRLLQGTGVPEAVEKDLTNIRVEYHSIVLPFMEAHPDLFSPHVRSLELYHQLVALVMAYSFQEPLEEEDDEKEPNSPLMVPAADILNHFSNHNAHLEYSQDCLRMVATQPITKGQEIFNTYGQMANWQLIHMYGFAEPYPDNTDDTADIQMVTVREAALQGAKVEAERLLLHERWDFLCKLEMVGEEGAFVIGRKEVITEEELATTLKVLCMPAEEFREFKDHSEWQAVNGEEHSLTITNIPKLKASWKQLLRDSVLLTLQTYATDLKTEQELLDNEEVYVKLSRREQQALQVRYGQKMILHHLLELTS